The Caldicellulosiruptor acetigenus DNA window AGCTTTTCTAACTCTCTTTTTCTCTCTCTTTCCTTCTCATCACTCTCTTTGCTCTCACTTTTAACTTCTTCTTTTTCATCTATATTGCCACTTTCTTTGCTTTTTTCCTTTGACTCAATCTCCTGCATTTTTTGAGCCTGTTTTTCGAGCTGTTTTCTCCTCTCTTCTTCCTCTTTTTTGTGTTTCAGCTTCTTATACACAACCTCATTTGCTATAAACTGCTGCAGGATTGTAAATAGGTTTGTAACCGTCCAGTAAAGCACAAGACCAGATGGCACCTGCAACGCTATAAAGTAAGACATAAGAGGGCTGAAAATCATAAGGCTCCTGTTCATACTCTCTGCCATAGCATTTGACTGGCTCTGGGAATACTGCGGGTTGAACTTCTTTTGGCTATTCATCGAATATAGGATTGACAAGAACGAAAACGCAGCACTCAAAATTGGAAGCACTATCAGCTCTTTCTGGGCAAGGTTTATTCCGAAAAAGTGCATGTCAAGCCCAAGCTTTTGCGCCTCATCAACAATCCTCTGCGTGATACTGTAACCTGTTGCGCCTGTTATCAGGTCTTTGACATACTGGTGTGATTTTCCAAGTACGTACACAAGTGGGTTTTGAAATACATAGTAAAGTGAAACCAAAATAGGAAGCTGAATTAAAAGTGGCCAGCACCCACCTGCAGGATTGTAACCTGTCTCCTGGTACAGCTTTAACATCTCTTCCTGCATCTTTCTCTGGTCATTTTTGTACTTTTGCTGTATCTCCTGAAGT harbors:
- the yidC gene encoding membrane protein insertase YidC is translated as MNPTWLDFLAIPLGRLLKFIYDFLHGAHIPGSYGIAVILLTLIVRGLLLPLYIKQIQSTSKMAEVAPRLQEIQQKYKNDQRKMQEEMLKLYQETGYNPAGGCWPLLIQLPILVSLYYVFQNPLVYVLGKSHQYVKDLITGATGYSITQRIVDEAQKLGLDMHFFGINLAQKELIVLPILSAAFSFLSILYSMNSQKKFNPQYSQSQSNAMAESMNRSLMIFSPLMSYFIALQVPSGLVLYWTVTNLFTILQQFIANEVVYKKLKHKKEEEERRKQLEKQAQKMQEIESKEKSKESGNIDEKEEVKSESKESDEKERERKRELEKLKQQISGQHKTSKKKKK